A region of the Sideroxydans lithotrophicus ES-1 genome:
AATCCGGGCAAATGTGGCTCGCTTCTTGCTAAAATCCGTAGATTCCCTTTGACAATGTGTGCGGTTATCTGGATAATCGCGCGCTCTTTAATGGAGGGGTGGCCGAGTGGTTAAAGGCAGCAGACTGTAAATCTGCCCTCTCAGAGTACGAAGGTTCGAATCCTTCCCCCTCCACCAGATTTGGCGTTTTGCTGTTTTAGTGGGCTGGTGTTGTGTTTTTGCGGGAGTAGCTCAATGGTAGAGCTGAAGCCTTCCAAGCTTATGACGAGGGTTCGATTCCCTTCTCCCGCTCCAGTTTTATAGCTTGCCCATGTGGCTCAGTGGTAGAGCACTCCCTTGGTAAGGGAGAGGTCGTGAGTCCGATTCTCACCATGGGCACCATTTTTTTGTGAACTGATGTTTGGCATTGATAGAGGATAAATCATGGCAAAGAGCAAATTTGAACGTACGAAGCCGCACGTAAATGTAGGGACGATTGGTCACGTAGACCACGGCAAGACCACCCTGACAGCGGCGATCACCACTGTATTGTCGAAGAAGTTTGGCGGCGAAGCCAAGGCTTACGACCAGATCGATGCTGCGCCGGAAGAAAAGGCGCGTGGTATCACCATTAATACCGCCCACGTCGAATACGAGACAGCGACCCGCCACTACGCGCACGTTGACTGCCCTGGCCACGCCGACTACGTCAAGAACATGATCACCGGTGCTGCCCAGATGGACGGCGCCATCCTCGTGGTATCCGCAGCCGACGGCCCGATGCCGCAGACCCGCGAACACATCCTGCTGGCACGCCAGGTTGGCGTACCTTACATCATCGTCTTCCTGAACAAATGCGACATGGTGGATGATGCCGAACTGCTGGAACTGGTCGAAATGGAAGTGCGCGAACTGCTGTCCAAATACGACTTCCCTGGCGACGACATCCCCATCATCAAAGGCTCTGCACTGAAAGCCGTCGAAGGCGACACCGGCGAACTGGGCGAAGGCGCCATCATGAAACTGGCCGAAGCCCTGGACACCTACATCCCGACACCGGAGCGCGCCATCGACGGCGCCTTCCTGATGCCCGTGGAAGACGTATTCTCCATCTCCGGTCGTGGTACCGTGGTGACCGGTCGTATCGAGCGCGGCATCGTCAAGGTTGGCGACGAACTCGAGATCGTCGGCATCAAGCCCACCCTGAAGACCACCTGCACCGGCGTCGAAATGTTCCGCAAACTGCTCGACCAGGGTCAGGCGGGCGACAACGTCGGCGTACTGCTGCGCGGCACCAAGCGTGAAGAAGTCGAGCGCGGCCAAGTGCTGTCCAAGCCCGGCTCCATCACCCCGCACACCAAGTTCACTGCCGAGATCTACGTGCTAGGCAAGGACGAAGGTGGTCGTCATACCCCGTTCTTCCAGGGGTACCGTCCGCAGTTCTACTTCCGTACCACCGACGTGACCGGAGCGGTTGAACTGCCGGCAGGCACTGAAATGGTGATGCCTGGCGACAACGTCAGCATCACGGTGAACCTGATCAACCCGATCGCGATGGAAGAAGGCCTGCGCTTCGCGATCCGCGAAGGCGGTCGTACCGTCG
Encoded here:
- the tuf gene encoding elongation factor Tu, which translates into the protein MAKSKFERTKPHVNVGTIGHVDHGKTTLTAAITTVLSKKFGGEAKAYDQIDAAPEEKARGITINTAHVEYETATRHYAHVDCPGHADYVKNMITGAAQMDGAILVVSAADGPMPQTREHILLARQVGVPYIIVFLNKCDMVDDAELLELVEMEVRELLSKYDFPGDDIPIIKGSALKAVEGDTGELGEGAIMKLAEALDTYIPTPERAIDGAFLMPVEDVFSISGRGTVVTGRIERGIVKVGDELEIVGIKPTLKTTCTGVEMFRKLLDQGQAGDNVGVLLRGTKREEVERGQVLSKPGSITPHTKFTAEIYVLGKDEGGRHTPFFQGYRPQFYFRTTDVTGAVELPAGTEMVMPGDNVSITVNLINPIAMEEGLRFAIREGGRTVGAGVVAKIIE